The Chitinophaga sp. H8 region CGGCTTTCTAAAGACTTAACTCAAGCATATGGAAAGGGATTTAGCAGGTCAAATTTATTCCAGATACGCATGCTTTACGCAAAATTCCCAATTGCTCAGACACTGTCTGGACAATTGAGTTGGAGCCATTATGTTGAAATATTAAAAGCCGATAACGATCTGGAGATCAACTTTTATGTAAAACAAGCAAAAAAAGAAAAATGGAGTGTCAGAGAGCTGAAAAGGCAAGTAAAAAGTATGTTATTTCATTAATAGATCTGAAACGAGGAGAAATTGACCATAACGATGTTGGGCAAATGAATTTGTACATAAGGTAAAAGGGACGCAAAAGCGTCCCCTTCTCACATTACGGGTTATCAAACAATAATTCCCTCAAACAGCCTCAATTATTAACCGCCGAGCGCAATTGCACCCCTTGGGGCAAATACAGCAACTCAACTGCCATTGCTCCATCCACATTGGGGATTCCTTTTTGAAGCTCCTTTTTCATAGCAGGGATTAACTGTGGCTTTTTATGCCCGGCGATAGCTAAAATACTGCCACCTTCTTTTTCTATATAACCACTGCCAATAAAACTGCCACAAGATTCCCAAGTTTGAAATTCAATTTTCAATGTTTGGTTTAAGGGCAGTTTATGATTCCCTTGCCGATAAAAAATAAAATAAACGGTGTGGTTCTTCATGTTACTGGTTTTTAGAATTCAGGATATGTATTACTTCTATTAGTCTATCTATGTTTTCATATAGTGCTACGATAGATTGCATATTGGCATGTTCATCACTCAATGCTGCCGTAAACCATTCCCATAAGGCTGACCGGACTTCAGCAAGTGGATATTCGCAACAGAAAGCTTCTAAAACCTGCTGAGGATTTCTCAACTGGTCAATTGTTAAGCGGAAGGGTTTATTATGCCACTCCGGATAAGAAATTTTCACATCTTTCATAAAGCAGTAGATTTAGAGAAAAAGCAATACAAGTGCAACAAACACAGGATTTCATCTTGTACTCCTAGTGGTTAGAATATTTCAGACACAACAACTCCTATGGCCTTGTGCTATCAGCTTTAAAATTCTTTGGGCGGAAAATGAAACAATTAATTAGTGGAGGCCTGTGGGTTAACTATAATAAAACAAGGTGCAGGCTATTCTTACTGGCGCTGAAGGGCTACGACACCCCTGACTCCAAATAAGAACGCCCACACCTGTGATGTGAGCGATTTACCTTATTTCCCGGAGTCATGTGAAAGGTCGTAGTTTTCAGTCGCCGAGTATAAAGCAAACGCGCTTAAATTATTTTAAGTGTTCGCAAAGCTACATTCCTAAGATGTATTTAGGAACATTTTTTTCATATCAATGTGATTAATTAAAATAATTCTATTTCAAATAAAGATAACAATTATTATCATTATTACAAATTAAATAATCAATATTATATCTTTAATTATCATTATTATGACTATATTTTAACTATAATGACTAATAATCAGTTAATTATATTCGCTTATTAGCTCAAAAGCGTATGGAAAAAGTAGAGTATAACAGAATAAAGGTTGTGCTTGCTGAAAAAAAGGTAACCAATAAGGATTTAGCAATCCATTTAAATATTAAGCCGGAAACAGTTTCCAGGTGGTGTACCAATGATAGCCAACCTAATGTAGCTACTTTGTTTAGGATTGCCAGGTTCTTAAGGGTGAAGGTCTGTGCTTTATTGCAAGATGTAGATACCATAACAATATAGAAAGCCTATACTTATCGATGAGGTATTTTAAAGCACCTTGAGATGCCTTACTTGTTTTTAATATCTCTGCCTGGTATCAGCATGGCTTTTTCTACCGATTGATGGAACATTTCCTGGTGTCTTTTGCGTTCCCCATCATTGCGGTAGTCTTCAAAATCTTTCATGTTGGTGAAGGAGATGACATGCACTTCATCCGGTACTTCTGTATCATCTTCCTTCTTGTCGGTCTGGATCCGAAATTCCAAAGTGCCGTTATAGGCAGGAAGCAAGGGGAGTACTTTATTTTCGTAGGAATGAAACATGTCCCGCTGTCCTTTTTTCAAGTATACCAGTAAGGTGAAGTAGATCTTTGGATCACTCATAGATGTTGGCAGCTTTAGGTATACTAAATATACTATTTGTAATGATCCTGTTAAAATAATGGGGTAATTTATAGGGATGTTTTTTTTCCTCTTATAAATCCTGCTAAAAGATTAAAGACGAATAGAAATTGACCGGAAACAAAAAGCAGCAAGGCAATTATAAATGGAAGATGGGGCATTATCATATAGCTTTCGTAAGCACTCAGATTATAATAGCTAGGTGAGGAAGGAGGAGTGGGGGTGGCCCCAAAAGGGAAAACGATGTATGTTATCCAAAAAATGAAAATGCTGGCGATATGCAGGTATTGTAATGTGATAAACTGGCGATAATTGGAAGAGAGGAAATAGAGCAATGTTTCCAGCCCCAATAAGAACACCAGGCATGCTGTTATAAAGCCCCCGCTGAGTACAAAGTATGTATCATGTAAATGGATATCCGTAGTGGTGTTGCCGTAAAGAATGTAGTTGGCAATAACAATAATGCTGCTTACAAGCAGCATTAAGCGTTTGGGATGTAGGATTTCAGGCATGTAGATAATATAAGTGCGGATAATGAGATACTAATATACATTTTCTATTATGGAGCAAAAACAGTTAGTTCGCCTGGTATAAAGTAAAAGGGCCGGCCCTGATGGCCAGCCCTGTATATCAACAATTGTTTCCCTTGATTATGCTTCTGCTTCTTCATAAGCACTTACCGGTTCGCAGGTGCAGATGAGGTTTCTATCGCCATGTGTATTATTCACGCGGCTGATAGCAGGCCAGAATTTATTTGCTTTCACATATTCCAGCGGGAACGCTGCCTGTTGGCGGCCATAAGGTAATGACCAGTCATCGGCGGTGATCACAAACTGGGTATGTGGCGCATTTTTAAGTACGTTATTCTGCTTGTCGGCGCTACCGTTTTCTACTGCGCGGATTTCTTCGCGGATAGACAGCAAGGCGTCGCAGAAGCGGTCCAGTTCGGCTTTATCTTCACTTTCCGTAGGTTCGATCATGATAGTGCCGGGTACGGGGAAGCTTAAAGTAGGCGCATGGAAGCCATAGTCCATCAGGCGTTTGGCCACATCTTCCGCTTCAATGCCAGCGCTGGCTTTGAAAGGACGGAGGTCTACAATAAACTCGTGTGCGCAGGTACCGCCGCTGCCACTGTATAGAATGTCGTATGATTTTTCCAGTCTTGCCTTCATATAGTTCGCATTGAGGATAGCATATTCAGATGCCATTTTCACGCCTGTAGTACCCAGCATACGGATGTAAGCATAGGAAATAAGGAGGATGCTGGCAGAACCAAATGGTGCTGCAGATACGGCATTGGCTTTTGCATCAGCCTGCAGGGATACGTGGCCAGGCAGGAAAGGCGCCAGGTGTTTGGCTACACAGATAGGGCCCATGCCAGGACCACCACCACCATGTGGGATGGCAAATGTTTTGTGCAGGTTCAGGTGGCATACGTCTGCGCCGATCAGTCCTGGTGCGGTTAAGCCTACCTGGGCGTTCATATTGGCGCCATCCATGTATACCTGACCACCATATTGGTGAACAGTAGCACAGATGTCTTTTACACTCTCTTCATAAATACCATAGGTAGAAGGGTAGGTAATCATGATACCTGCCAGGTCTTTCGCATGTGCTTCCGCCTTGGCTTTCAGATCAGCTACATCGATATACCCGTTTTCCAGTGCTTTTACCACTACTACCTTAAAGCCGGCCATTACTGCAGAAGCAGGGTTGGTACCGTGTGCAGAGATGGGGATCAGCATGATATTACGGTGTCCTTCACCACGGCTTTCGTGGAACTGGCGGATCACCAGCAAACCGGCATATTCGCCCTGTGCACCACTGTTAGGCTGCAGGCTGCAGGCATCAAAACCGGTGATCTTGCTTAAATAATCGCCCAGTTCATCTGCAATCTGGAGATAACCACCCACCTGATCCTTAGGTGCAAAAGGATGCATTTTGCTCCAGTGGCTCCAGCTTAAAGGGATCATTTCGGTTGCTGCATTCAGTTTCATGGTGCAGGAACCGAGGGAGATCATGGAAGTATTGAGCGACAAATCCTTGTTTTCCAGGGATTTGAGGTAGCG contains the following coding sequences:
- a CDS encoding DUF1016 N-terminal domain-containing protein, producing MRGGELSFFRDTGGTNRVGYRLSKDLTQAYGKGFSRSNLFQIRMLYAKFPIAQTLSGQLSWSHYVEILKADNDLEINFYVKQAKKEKWSVRELKRQVKSMLFH
- a CDS encoding helix-turn-helix transcriptional regulator produces the protein MEKVEYNRIKVVLAEKKVTNKDLAIHLNIKPETVSRWCTNDSQPNVATLFRIARFLRVKVCALLQDVDTITI